Below is a window of Anaerolineales bacterium DNA.
CGAGGGGCGGGAAGCGTGGGAGCACTACCGCGATAAACCCGAAAACCTCCTCTCCGCCCTGTCCCCGGCCCGGATAGGCGCGGAGGCTTGACTGCATGCCGGGCGCCATCGATTGACCCGCCGCGGGGGGGAACCTATAATGACAGGCAACCGGTCCGTGACCGGTGCGAAGAAAGGAACCGTATGCTGACCAAAGGTACGCTCGAAAGCCAATTGAAGGACGCCATGCGCGCCAAAGACGAGGTCCGCCGGCGCACTCTGCGGATGATCCTTTCCGCGGTCAAGTTGGCCGAGGTGGAAAAGCGCGCCGCGCTAGACGAAGGGGCCTTGCTGGCGGTCCTCCAGAAGGAAGTGAAAACCCGCCAGGAGGCGATCGCCGATGCGGAGAAGGCCGGCCGGCCCGACCTTGCCGCCGATTCGCACGCCGAATTGGAGGTGATCAAATCCTACCTCCCGGCGGCGCTCACTCCGCAAGAGTTGGAATCGATCGTCCGCGAGGCGATTGCGGAGGCCGGCGCCGGATCGCCCGGCGACATGGGCAAAGTGATGAAATTGGCCGCCCCGAAAACCCAAGGCCGGGCCGACAACCG
It encodes the following:
- a CDS encoding GatB/YqeY domain-containing protein; translated protein: MLTKGTLESQLKDAMRAKDEVRRRTLRMILSAVKLAEVEKRAALDEGALLAVLQKEVKTRQEAIADAEKAGRPDLAADSHAELEVIKSYLPAALTPQELESIVREAIAEAGAGSPGDMGKVMKLAAPKTQGRADNREVSQLVRKLLGG